One window from the genome of Kryptolebias marmoratus isolate JLee-2015 linkage group LG1, ASM164957v2, whole genome shotgun sequence encodes:
- the LOC108233673 gene encoding protransforming growth factor alpha, producing the protein MLTQRQTHLEKALLPTVTMLLLLLTTAGQPAEAAKISPTAAADPDSSLMTPLISNNTDTYETHSLHIPCGSEHSTYCFHEGKCVHPRDNISNLSCICKESYQGTRCEIYSNFSSVSAFQKDQVVGIMIGIVTGVLLVSFLAMLISCFAYRRCRKSAPLIKLASSEALV; encoded by the exons ATGTTGACGCAAAGGCAGACACACCTGGAGAAAG CACTCCTCCCCACAGTGacgatgctgctgctgcttctgaccACAGCTGGACAGCCTGCAGAGGCAGCTAAAATCTCTCCCACGGCTGCAGCTGATCCCGACTCGTCTCTGATGACGCCCCTCATCAGCA ACAACACAGACACATATGAAACCCACTCTTTACACATTCCATGTGGAAGTGAACATTCAACGTACTGCTTTCATGAGGGAAAGTGTGTGCACCCCCGAGACAACATCAGCAATCTCTCCTGCAT ctgCAAAGAGTCGTACCAAGGGACTCGCTGTGAGATCTACAGTAATTTCAGTTCAGTGTCAGCCTTTCAAAAGGACCAAGTGGTTGGCATCATGATTGGCATCGTGACTGGGGTGCTCTTGGTCTCCTTTTTGGCCATGCTCATCTCCTGCTTTGCCTACCGGAG atgCAGAAAATCAGCACCCCTGATAAAACTGGCATCTTCTGAGGCGTTAGTGTga